The following nucleotide sequence is from Streptomyces pactum.
GACCACCCGGGAGAGGGTGACGCGGTGTTCCACGACGTCGCCGGGGAGCACCGGGCGGTGGAACTCGATGTCCGCGACGCCGCCCAGGAGCATCGCCTGGCCGGTGGTGACGTCCGGGTTGGGGATGTCGGAGGCGACCAGCGGCCCGGCCACGTGGCCCCAGGACTCCACCAGCACCGGCCACGGGTAGTGGTAGTCCTCGGGCGCGGCGTCGTCCGGGACGTGCGCGTACCAGGGCTCGTTGACGGTGACCGCCTTCAGCCCGCGGGCGCGCTCGCCGGGCACCAGCTCGATGATCCGGTCCACCA
It contains:
- a CDS encoding 3-hydroxyacyl-ACP dehydratase FabZ family protein, producing MFGTREFKQVLPHRYPMLLVDRIIELVPGERARGLKAVTVNEPWYAHVPDDAAPEDYHYPWPVLVESWGHVAGPLVASDIPNPDVTTGQAMLLGGVADIEFHRPVLPGDVVEHRVTLSRVVGETYIFEGDSVVGDEVVMTVGRLVMAMRPASELTGAAPDRDNG